In Limnobaculum parvum, one DNA window encodes the following:
- the citD gene encoding citrate lyase acyl carrier protein — protein sequence MKIVKEAVAGTLESSDVMVRIAPLGGSEIDLQLNSSVEKQFGDAIRETVMDTLAKLGVTGVQLIIDDKGALDCILRARLQTVLLRASDSKELPWGALK from the coding sequence ATGAAAATTGTAAAAGAGGCCGTTGCCGGCACACTTGAGTCAAGTGATGTCATGGTACGGATAGCACCCCTAGGAGGGTCGGAGATCGATCTGCAGTTAAACAGCAGTGTAGAGAAACAGTTTGGCGATGCTATTCGGGAAACTGTGATGGATACGCTGGCCAAACTGGGTGTGACAGGCGTTCAACTGATCATTGATGATAAAGGCGCTCTGGATTGCATTTTACGCGCTCGTCTGCAAACGGTGTTGCTAAGAGCCAGTGACAGTAAGGAACTTCCGTGGGGGGCGTTAAAATGA
- the citG gene encoding triphosphoribosyl-dephospho-CoA synthase CitG, translated as MFNSMDSANAAHRLELNKLPWVVRCSQLANSAMLNEVNLTPKPGLVDMRNNGAHKDMDLTDFYRSAEAIRVWIPYFIEYGMSTHMQPSSDILYGLRPLGMACEASMYKATSGVNTHKGTIFSLGLLATAMGRLVSNQKAVTQKSLCHEVAAMSHGMVMRELEQNNQALTAGQRLYRQYGLSGARGEAESGFQSVLTISLPVYQCLIAQGIDPQRALLQALLSLMAVNGDTNVASRGGPEGLRWLQQTAQQFLAEGGVMQTDYITKLKAFDRQCIERNLSPGGSADLLIVTWFLAQFPESHSKNIN; from the coding sequence ATGTTTAACTCAATGGATTCGGCGAATGCCGCTCATCGTCTGGAACTCAATAAGCTACCTTGGGTAGTACGCTGCAGCCAATTGGCCAACAGTGCCATGCTTAACGAAGTCAATTTGACGCCTAAACCCGGTCTAGTCGATATGCGTAATAACGGCGCACATAAAGATATGGACCTGACGGATTTTTACCGCAGCGCAGAAGCTATTCGGGTTTGGATTCCTTATTTCATCGAATACGGCATGAGTACCCATATGCAACCCAGCAGCGACATTCTGTACGGTTTACGGCCGTTGGGGATGGCGTGTGAAGCATCGATGTATAAAGCTACATCCGGCGTAAATACCCATAAAGGCACGATTTTCTCACTGGGATTACTGGCAACAGCGATGGGAAGGCTGGTTTCAAATCAGAAAGCGGTTACTCAAAAAAGTTTATGTCATGAAGTGGCTGCCATGAGTCACGGCATGGTGATGCGTGAACTGGAGCAGAATAATCAGGCGCTGACAGCGGGCCAGCGGCTCTATCGCCAGTATGGGCTGTCTGGTGCTCGCGGTGAAGCTGAATCGGGTTTCCAGTCAGTGTTGACCATTTCATTACCGGTTTATCAATGTTTGATAGCTCAGGGAATTGACCCGCAGCGAGCCTTATTACAAGCATTACTGAGCCTGATGGCGGTAAATGGTGATACCAACGTCGCCTCCCGCGGCGGGCCAGAAGGTTTACGCTGGCTGCAGCAAACGGCACAACAGTTTCTAGCCGAGGGGGGGGTTATGCAAACGGATTACATCACCAAACTAAAAGCGTTCGATCGGCAGTGCATTGAGCGAAATTTAAGCCCCGGTGGCAGCGCAGATTTGCTGATTGTGACCTGGTTTCTAGCTCAATTTCCTGAATCCCATAGCAAGAATATTAATTAA
- the citF gene encoding citrate lyase subunit alpha — protein sequence MARQQRVTNLCNSLLQQLNDFDEESGAKPPLQLSPFRDISKANLQSKKPRDKKICNSLEDAVRRSGLQDGMTISFHHAFRGGDLTVNLVMAQIAAMGFKNLTLASSSLADCHSPLIEHIRNGVVTRIYTSGLRGPLAEEISRGLLREPVQVHSHGGRVNLVESGELSIDVAFLGVPACDEFGNANGFTGKACCGSLGYARVDAEHAKTVVLLTEDILPYPHHPLSICQDQVDLIVQVDRVGDAGKIGADATRMTTNPRELLIARRAAEVIINSGYFKQGFSMQTGTGGASLAVVRFLENKMRSQKITAGFALGGITAAMVDLHEKGLIEKLLDVQSFDSGAAASLARNPNHVEISANQYANFTSKGASVDHLDVVVLSALEIDTQFNINVLTGSDGVLRGASGGHCDTAAASKLSIIVAPLVRGRIPTIVEQVTTLITPGSSIDILVTDHGIAVNPARPELAERLQKAGMEIISIHDLYQRALVLTGKPKPIEFTDRVVAVVRYRDGSVIDVINQIKE from the coding sequence ATGGCTCGCCAACAACGTGTAACGAATTTATGTAATAGCCTGCTTCAGCAATTGAATGACTTTGATGAAGAATCTGGCGCTAAACCACCGCTGCAACTGTCGCCTTTCCGCGATATCTCTAAGGCTAATTTGCAATCAAAAAAGCCAAGAGATAAGAAAATCTGCAATTCGCTGGAAGATGCGGTTCGCCGTTCCGGTTTGCAGGATGGTATGACTATCTCCTTCCACCATGCTTTTCGCGGCGGGGATTTAACCGTCAATTTGGTGATGGCACAGATTGCCGCCATGGGGTTCAAAAACCTGACGCTGGCTTCCAGTTCATTGGCTGATTGTCACTCTCCGTTGATTGAACATATCCGTAATGGTGTGGTGACCCGAATCTACACTTCTGGCCTTCGCGGGCCACTGGCGGAAGAGATCTCCCGTGGTTTATTGAGAGAGCCGGTTCAGGTTCACTCTCATGGTGGTCGTGTCAATTTGGTGGAGTCCGGCGAGTTAAGCATCGATGTGGCTTTCCTAGGCGTTCCAGCATGTGATGAGTTTGGTAATGCCAATGGCTTTACTGGCAAAGCCTGCTGTGGTTCATTGGGCTATGCCCGCGTTGATGCCGAACACGCCAAAACCGTGGTGCTGCTGACGGAGGATATCTTGCCCTATCCTCACCATCCGCTGAGTATTTGTCAGGACCAAGTGGATCTGATTGTACAGGTCGATCGCGTCGGTGATGCGGGTAAAATTGGTGCGGATGCGACCCGTATGACCACTAACCCGCGCGAACTATTGATTGCCCGCCGAGCGGCTGAAGTGATTATTAATTCTGGCTATTTCAAACAGGGTTTTTCGATGCAAACCGGTACCGGTGGCGCTTCACTGGCGGTAGTGCGTTTTCTGGAAAACAAAATGCGTAGCCAGAAAATTACCGCCGGTTTTGCTTTAGGCGGAATTACGGCGGCCATGGTTGACCTGCACGAGAAGGGGCTTATCGAAAAACTGCTGGATGTACAGAGCTTTGATAGCGGTGCGGCCGCGTCACTGGCCCGTAATCCAAATCACGTTGAAATCAGCGCGAACCAATATGCCAACTTCACCTCCAAAGGCGCTTCTGTCGACCATCTGGATGTGGTGGTTCTTAGTGCTTTGGAAATCGATACCCAGTTCAATATTAACGTACTCACCGGTTCCGATGGCGTATTGCGCGGGGCATCCGGTGGACACTGTGATACGGCAGCCGCTTCCAAGCTATCCATCATTGTGGCACCGCTAGTGCGAGGTCGTATTCCAACCATCGTTGAGCAGGTGACAACCCTGATCACACCAGGAAGCAGTATTGACATTCTGGTTACCGACCACGGTATTGCGGTTAACCCTGCACGCCCCGAACTGGCAGAACGGTTACAGAAAGCTGGCATGGAGATCATTAGCATTCATGATCTTTACCAGCGTGCATTAGTGCTAACCGGTAAACCAAAGCCAATTGAGTTTACCGATCGGGTGGTGGCGGTGGTTCGCTATCGTGATGGTTCAGTGATTGATGTTATTAATCAGATAAAAGAGTAA
- a CDS encoding 2-methylaconitate cis-trans isomerase PrpF family protein: MESRTIPCFWMRGGTSKAGCFVEDSLPPDVSEQDKLLCRIYGSSDPSGRQINGMGGGTSTTSKAMIVGKRAGEKNSVNYTFCQVETATNAVDRKGNCGNISSAVGPFAIENGLVDEITEPLTKVKIFNTNTQKTIVSHVPVKAGKVVYNGDFSISGVPGTGARIQLDFLSPGGAVTGKLLPTGQPKDVIEVPGYGPTEITIVDAANPLVFVRAADLGLTGNELPTEIDCNVKLLDRMLAIREAAAVLIGLAKDMNDAKHNSQAVPKFCFIAPPMGYTSLSGQVVTANAIDIQARMLSMGKLHPVLAITGGVCIGVAAKIPGTLVYEIAGNCSEKDELNIGHCSGVLSVSAEVEKQNGELKVLNGTVYRTARVLMRGDIEFN, translated from the coding sequence GTGGAAAGTCGTACCATTCCCTGCTTCTGGATGCGCGGGGGAACCAGTAAAGCTGGCTGTTTTGTGGAGGACTCTCTTCCTCCAGACGTTTCAGAACAGGACAAGCTGTTGTGCCGCATTTATGGCAGCAGCGATCCTTCAGGGCGTCAGATTAACGGCATGGGTGGTGGAACATCAACTACCAGTAAAGCCATGATCGTAGGAAAGCGCGCTGGTGAGAAGAACAGTGTCAATTACACCTTTTGTCAGGTTGAAACGGCGACTAATGCAGTCGATCGTAAAGGAAACTGCGGCAATATCTCTTCTGCGGTAGGTCCATTTGCCATTGAAAATGGACTGGTGGATGAGATCACTGAACCGCTAACCAAAGTTAAAATCTTCAATACTAATACCCAAAAAACTATCGTTTCCCATGTGCCAGTCAAAGCAGGGAAAGTGGTATATAACGGTGATTTCTCTATTTCCGGTGTGCCCGGTACCGGTGCTCGCATCCAGTTGGACTTTCTTTCTCCCGGCGGTGCAGTAACGGGAAAATTACTGCCAACAGGGCAGCCTAAGGATGTGATCGAGGTACCCGGTTATGGGCCAACGGAAATTACCATTGTCGATGCAGCAAACCCGCTAGTATTTGTCAGAGCCGCTGATTTAGGTCTTACCGGCAATGAATTGCCGACTGAAATAGACTGTAATGTTAAGCTCTTAGACCGAATGCTAGCTATTCGTGAGGCGGCGGCGGTACTGATCGGGCTGGCGAAAGATATGAATGATGCTAAGCACAATAGTCAGGCGGTACCAAAGTTCTGCTTTATTGCACCACCGATGGGCTATACCAGTCTGTCCGGTCAAGTGGTGACAGCCAACGCCATCGATATTCAGGCCAGAATGCTGTCTATGGGAAAACTGCACCCGGTACTGGCCATTACTGGCGGTGTTTGTATTGGCGTAGCGGCTAAAATCCCGGGAACGCTGGTCTATGAAATAGCCGGGAACTGTAGTGAAAAAGATGAGTTGAATATCGGTCATTGCAGCGGAGTCTTATCGGTCAGCGCAGAAGTAGAAAAACAGAACGGTGAACTGAAGGTATTAAATGGAACGGTATATCGAACTGCCCGGGTGTTGATGAGGGGCGATATCGAATTTAATTAA
- the citX gene encoding citrate lyase holo-[acyl-carrier protein] synthase, with protein MNILPEQASYHKVTLEEILLSREARQERQQLWLAQYQTTLISLTVVVPGEIKDSTVVRQAFNLAWQTLDKLCQQQKWHVVDKAVFGLPTGPEGLLAISNDARVVKRACVESEERNAVGRLWDIDVIGSEGIISRQSMGMEPRPCFLCSRDARICARERTHSVLALHQAMEDLISHV; from the coding sequence ATGAATATTCTCCCGGAACAGGCGAGTTATCATAAAGTCACGCTGGAAGAGATTTTGTTGAGCAGAGAGGCCCGTCAGGAACGGCAACAGCTCTGGTTAGCCCAATATCAAACCACGCTGATTTCATTAACCGTTGTGGTTCCGGGTGAAATTAAAGACAGCACGGTAGTACGTCAAGCCTTCAACCTGGCTTGGCAAACGTTGGATAAGCTATGTCAGCAGCAGAAGTGGCATGTTGTTGATAAGGCCGTTTTTGGGTTGCCTACCGGCCCGGAAGGGCTGCTGGCAATCAGCAATGACGCCAGAGTGGTTAAACGTGCTTGTGTAGAAAGTGAAGAGCGAAATGCGGTTGGCCGCCTATGGGATATCGATGTGATCGGCAGCGAAGGCATTATCTCCCGGCAATCGATGGGGATGGAGCCAAGACCGTGTTTTCTCTGCTCCCGCGATGCGCGAATTTGCGCCCGTGAACGTACCCATTCTGTACTGGCGTTGCATCAGGCGATGGAGGATTTAATCAGTCATGTTTAA
- the dpiB gene encoding sensor histidine kinase DpiB yields MSFQWRVFLLLLVAFTLLLGALNKFMEYQLDNYLTDKVSEIAMNQAKIIASMDDVIEGVEQRDTQKLKKIADRLSMESNFSYLVIGDENSIRLYHPNPEKIGYTMQWNKPGALERGESYIISSEGSMGLALRAKTPIWNKNNQVIGVISLGYLNSKIDMWRSNQILPLTSALLFILFILILLSWQFSTHIKKQMMGMEPMEIARVQRQQDALFGAVFEGLIAVDTEGKITAINQNAQKMLKLAGAVKYLVGHQVQDLITPSDYFLETSGTNRIDDLLIINSLKIIANRVGIWIDGEFQGWVISFRRHDEINTLSAQLSQIQQYVENLRTLRHEHLNWISTIGGLLQLKEYDRALEMVKFESSNQQSLIDSISQMFQNRLIAGLLFGKYHRAKELGLEMQFVPGSTLNVNANPLTDNELASILGNLLNNAFEATLKNPNSNKLIEFFISDEGSELIIEVSDNGCGIDPDIRDTIFTRGVTSKNSGDHGIGLYLVKTYVDQYNGTITIDDNEPSGTVFSIFIPKGKGS; encoded by the coding sequence ATGTCATTCCAATGGCGTGTATTCTTATTATTACTTGTCGCTTTTACGCTCCTGTTAGGCGCATTAAACAAATTCATGGAATATCAGTTGGATAATTATCTGACCGATAAAGTTAGTGAAATCGCCATGAACCAGGCCAAAATCATTGCATCAATGGATGATGTCATCGAAGGCGTAGAACAGAGAGATACTCAAAAACTTAAAAAAATCGCCGACCGTCTTAGTATGGAATCCAACTTTAGCTATTTGGTTATTGGCGATGAAAACTCCATCCGCCTGTATCACCCCAATCCGGAAAAGATCGGCTATACCATGCAGTGGAATAAACCCGGTGCGCTGGAACGAGGCGAAAGTTATATTATCAGCAGCGAAGGTTCGATGGGTCTGGCACTGAGGGCGAAGACCCCTATATGGAATAAAAATAATCAGGTCATCGGTGTCATATCGCTAGGGTATCTCAACAGTAAAATTGATATGTGGCGCTCCAATCAAATCCTTCCCCTCACCAGTGCCCTTCTGTTCATTCTGTTTATTCTTATTCTTCTCTCTTGGCAATTCTCCACCCATATTAAAAAGCAGATGATGGGTATGGAACCCATGGAAATTGCCAGAGTACAGCGCCAGCAAGATGCGCTGTTTGGTGCCGTTTTCGAAGGGCTTATCGCCGTAGATACAGAAGGCAAGATCACCGCTATCAATCAGAATGCCCAAAAAATGTTAAAACTGGCCGGTGCGGTAAAATATCTGGTGGGGCATCAGGTTCAGGACTTAATTACCCCCTCTGACTACTTTCTTGAAACCAGCGGCACCAATCGTATTGATGATCTGCTTATCATTAATAGTTTAAAAATTATTGCTAACCGAGTGGGAATTTGGATTGACGGTGAGTTTCAAGGCTGGGTTATCAGCTTTCGGCGGCATGATGAGATTAATACTCTCAGCGCCCAACTTAGCCAAATCCAACAATACGTTGAAAACCTGCGTACGCTACGCCACGAACATCTTAACTGGATCTCCACCATTGGCGGATTGCTGCAGCTAAAAGAGTATGACCGTGCGCTGGAGATGGTTAAATTCGAATCATCTAACCAACAGTCCCTCATTGATAGTATTAGCCAAATGTTTCAAAACCGCCTGATCGCTGGCCTGTTGTTTGGTAAGTATCATCGGGCGAAAGAGCTCGGGTTGGAAATGCAGTTTGTTCCCGGCAGTACACTGAATGTCAACGCTAATCCACTCACGGACAATGAGTTAGCCAGCATTCTTGGAAACTTGTTGAATAATGCCTTCGAAGCCACATTAAAAAATCCTAATAGTAATAAACTGATTGAGTTTTTTATCTCCGATGAAGGCTCTGAACTGATTATTGAAGTTTCAGATAATGGCTGCGGCATTGATCCTGATATTCGTGACACTATTTTTACGCGAGGCGTGACGTCTAAAAACAGCGGAGACCACGGCATAGGTCTCTATCTGGTCAAAACCTATGTTGACCAGTATAACGGCACCATCACTATTGATGATAATGAACCTAGCGGCACTGTATTCTCTATTTTTATCCCCAAAGGGAAAGGAAGTTAA
- the citE gene encoding citrate (pro-3S)-lyase subunit beta, producing the protein MNPALKQRVRRSMLFVPGANAAMVSNSFIYSADAIMFDLEDSVALREKDAARLLVFHALQHPMYQSIETVVRVNALDSEFGIKDLEAVVRGGVDIVRLPKTDSAQDVVDMEKHIARIEAECGREVGSTGMMAAIESAEGINNAVEIALASPRLIGIALGAEDYVRNLRTERSPEGIELLFARCSILQAARAAGIAAFDTIYSDANNEQGFLNEAAHIKQLGFDGKSLINPRQIELLHNLYAPTIKELEHAQRVIEAAEAAVAEGLGVVSLNGKMIDGPIIERARLVVQRAALSGVREE; encoded by the coding sequence ATGAATCCAGCTCTAAAACAGCGGGTCCGTCGCAGTATGCTGTTTGTTCCCGGCGCTAACGCTGCCATGGTGAGTAATTCCTTCATTTATTCTGCCGATGCCATCATGTTCGACCTAGAAGACTCGGTGGCTTTGAGAGAGAAAGATGCCGCGCGTTTACTGGTATTCCACGCTCTACAGCATCCTATGTATCAAAGCATTGAAACTGTTGTGCGGGTAAATGCGCTGGATTCTGAGTTTGGTATTAAAGATCTTGAAGCGGTAGTGCGCGGCGGTGTTGATATTGTCCGTTTGCCGAAGACCGATAGTGCTCAAGATGTGGTTGATATGGAAAAACATATCGCTCGTATTGAAGCGGAATGCGGCCGGGAAGTTGGCAGTACCGGTATGATGGCGGCGATTGAGTCAGCCGAAGGCATCAATAATGCGGTTGAAATCGCTCTGGCTTCACCTCGCCTGATTGGTATTGCACTTGGTGCCGAGGACTATGTGCGTAACTTGCGTACCGAGCGTTCCCCGGAAGGTATTGAGTTACTCTTTGCGCGTTGTTCAATTCTTCAGGCTGCTCGTGCGGCGGGAATTGCGGCATTTGATACCATCTATTCTGACGCTAACAATGAGCAGGGCTTCCTAAATGAAGCGGCGCATATTAAACAATTAGGTTTTGATGGCAAATCATTGATTAACCCTCGTCAAATAGAACTTCTTCATAACCTCTATGCGCCAACCATCAAAGAGCTGGAACATGCTCAGCGAGTAATTGAAGCTGCGGAAGCTGCGGTGGCTGAAGGTCTGGGTGTGGTTTCGCTTAATGGCAAAATGATTGACGGCCCGATTATTGAACGTGCTCGTCTGGTGGTACAACGCGCAGCGCTTTCCGGCGTTCGTGAAGAATAA
- a CDS encoding anion permease — MSKEKMWKLLLLIAIPIVIALIPTPAGLPLIAWILFGLYLAAIVGLVLKPYSEPVILLATIAATTVVVGVMGGEKLGIGDVLKGYSSGTTWLVFAAFTLSGAFVITGLGKRISYILIGKLGGTTLGLGYVTAILDLFISPATPSNTARAGGIVFPIINSVAVALGSDPNDSPRKAGHYLMVNVYMVTKTTSYMFLTAMAPNALALAMMADILHIQLSWAGWALAASVPGIIMLALTPYLIYKMYPPELKKVNNKEIAKEGLEKLGPMTLREKLLGVIFVLALVGWICADFVDIDAATVAICVMAITLILGVVTWDDVLKSKGGWNTLIWYGGIIGMSGVLTKAGFFKWLATVMGDNLNFGDNAMLALFVIMFISVAIRYLFASGGAYVAAMVPVFATVGMVAGAPPMLLALGLLFSNAYGGSLTHYGGAAAPIVFGAGYNDIRSWWIIGGVIAFLSLFVHMTIGLGWWELLISMGII; from the coding sequence ATGAGTAAAGAAAAAATGTGGAAGCTATTGCTATTAATAGCCATTCCCATCGTCATTGCGTTAATTCCGACGCCGGCAGGGTTACCATTGATAGCATGGATATTATTTGGTCTCTACTTGGCGGCGATTGTTGGCCTAGTGTTAAAACCTTATTCTGAACCCGTAATCCTGTTAGCGACCATTGCGGCAACCACCGTAGTCGTTGGCGTTATGGGGGGAGAGAAGTTGGGTATTGGTGATGTGCTAAAAGGCTACTCATCAGGTACCACATGGCTAGTGTTTGCTGCATTTACCCTTAGCGGTGCTTTTGTTATTACCGGTTTAGGAAAGCGTATTTCCTATATTTTAATTGGTAAGTTAGGTGGCACAACGTTAGGGTTGGGTTACGTTACGGCTATTCTAGATCTGTTTATTTCACCTGCAACACCGTCTAATACGGCACGTGCTGGCGGTATAGTGTTCCCAATTATTAACAGCGTCGCCGTTGCTCTGGGTTCCGATCCTAATGACAGTCCGCGTAAAGCCGGTCACTATCTGATGGTTAACGTGTATATGGTGACCAAAACCACCAGCTATATGTTCCTCACCGCAATGGCTCCCAACGCGCTGGCATTAGCGATGATGGCCGATATCCTACACATCCAGCTAAGCTGGGCTGGGTGGGCACTGGCCGCGTCGGTACCTGGTATCATCATGCTGGCATTAACACCTTATCTTATTTATAAGATGTATCCTCCAGAGCTGAAAAAAGTTAACAACAAAGAAATTGCAAAGGAAGGCTTAGAAAAACTTGGCCCGATGACTTTGCGTGAAAAATTGTTGGGTGTGATCTTCGTATTAGCGTTGGTTGGCTGGATTTGTGCGGATTTTGTTGATATCGATGCGGCAACTGTAGCGATTTGCGTTATGGCGATTACGTTGATTCTCGGTGTCGTAACCTGGGATGATGTGTTGAAGAGCAAAGGCGGCTGGAATACGCTGATTTGGTACGGTGGCATAATAGGAATGTCCGGCGTTCTAACTAAAGCGGGCTTCTTTAAGTGGTTAGCAACCGTAATGGGTGACAACCTCAATTTTGGCGATAATGCCATGCTGGCGCTGTTTGTGATTATGTTTATCAGCGTCGCTATTCGTTATCTGTTTGCCTCTGGTGGCGCTTATGTTGCAGCAATGGTGCCGGTATTTGCGACCGTTGGTATGGTGGCTGGTGCTCCTCCAATGCTATTAGCATTAGGATTATTGTTTTCTAATGCTTACGGCGGTAGTTTGACCCATTACGGAGGCGCGGCGGCTCCAATCGTGTTCGGTGCGGGTTATAACGACATTCGTTCATGGTGGATTATTGGTGGTGTGATTGCCTTCCTGAGCCTGTTTGTTCATATGACGATAGGCCTTGGCTGGTGGGAACTGCTAATCAGCATGGGCATTATTTAA
- the citC gene encoding [citrate (pro-3S)-lyase] ligase, whose product MYNSTIFSRVKRSEYKKIAEITKFLRKNDLNIDTSVEEFITVMRDSQIIACGGIADNIIKCIAINEELRGEGIALSLATELVNLAYERHHSHLFIYTKTQNEVLFRQCGFFPIASVPGIVVLMENSNCRLHRYSQQLATSRQPGEKIGCIIMNANPFTLGHQYLVQQAAAQCDWLHLFLVKENTSTFPYVDRLRLVTEGTANIPNLTVHPGSEYMISRATFPCYFIKEQGIVDNCYTEIDLKIFRQYLASALGVTHRFVGTEPFCEVTSKYNADMRYWLNTPELTFPPIELVEIERLQHEGTAISASWVRRLLAKKQMDVIANLVPDCTYNYLINNPNIRQKSAGTSSEESVITVGEL is encoded by the coding sequence ATGTATAACTCAACAATATTCAGTCGTGTAAAACGTTCAGAGTATAAAAAGATAGCTGAGATCACCAAGTTTCTGCGTAAGAACGATTTGAATATTGATACATCGGTTGAAGAGTTTATTACCGTCATGCGTGATAGCCAAATTATCGCCTGCGGTGGTATTGCGGATAATATCATTAAATGCATTGCTATTAATGAAGAACTGCGGGGAGAAGGGATAGCGCTCTCTCTGGCTACTGAACTGGTTAATCTGGCTTATGAACGCCATCATAGCCATCTGTTTATTTATACTAAAACCCAAAATGAAGTTTTGTTTCGCCAGTGTGGTTTTTTCCCTATCGCTTCGGTTCCCGGTATTGTGGTTTTAATGGAAAATAGCAACTGCCGGTTACATCGTTATAGTCAGCAGTTAGCCACCAGTCGTCAGCCTGGGGAAAAGATTGGTTGTATTATAATGAATGCCAATCCGTTTACGCTGGGGCATCAATATTTGGTGCAGCAGGCGGCAGCACAGTGTGACTGGCTTCATCTGTTTTTAGTTAAAGAGAATACTTCCACTTTTCCCTATGTCGATCGCTTAAGACTGGTCACCGAAGGAACGGCGAATATTCCTAATCTGACGGTACATCCCGGATCGGAGTATATGATTTCCCGGGCGACCTTCCCTTGTTACTTTATTAAAGAGCAGGGTATTGTTGATAACTGCTATACCGAAATTGACCTGAAAATTTTCCGCCAGTATTTGGCCTCGGCGTTGGGTGTTACTCATCGCTTTGTGGGTACCGAGCCTTTTTGCGAGGTGACCAGCAAATATAACGCCGATATGCGTTACTGGCTAAATACCCCTGAATTAACTTTCCCTCCTATTGAGTTAGTTGAAATAGAGCGCTTGCAGCACGAAGGCACGGCTATTTCAGCTTCTTGGGTACGTCGTTTGTTGGCTAAAAAACAGATGGATGTTATTGCTAATTTGGTACCCGACTGCACTTATAACTATTTAATTAATAATCCAAATATTCGACAGAAAAGTGCAGGAACCTCCTCAGAAGAATCTGTTATTACCGTAGGTGAATTATGA
- the rplM gene encoding 50S ribosomal protein L13 → MKTFSAKPETVKRDWYVVDATGKTLGRLATELARRLRGKHKAEYTPHVDTGDYIIVLNAEKVAVTGNKRTDKIYYHHTGFIGGIKQATFEEMIARHPERVIEIAVKGMLPKGPLGRAMYRKLKVYAGNEHNHAAQQPQVLDI, encoded by the coding sequence ATGAAAACTTTTTCAGCTAAACCAGAAACAGTAAAACGTGACTGGTATGTTGTAGATGCAACTGGCAAAACGCTGGGCCGTCTTGCTACTGAACTGGCTCGTCGTCTGCGCGGCAAGCATAAAGCGGAATATACTCCGCACGTTGATACTGGTGATTACATCATTGTTCTGAACGCAGAGAAAGTTGCTGTAACCGGCAACAAGCGTACTGACAAGATTTACTATCACCACACTGGTTTCATCGGTGGTATCAAGCAAGCGACCTTTGAAGAGATGATTGCCCGCCACCCTGAGCGTGTGATTGAAATCGCGGTTAAAGGCATGCTGCCTAAGGGCCCGCTGGGTCGTGCTATGTATCGTAAACTGAAAGTTTACGCAGGCAACGAGCACAACCATGCGGCACAACAACCGCAAGTTCTGGACATTTAA
- the rpsI gene encoding 30S ribosomal protein S9, producing MAENQYYGTGRRKSSSARVFIKPGSGNIVINQRSLDQYFGRETARMVVRQPLELVDMVGKFDLYITVKGGGISGQAGAIRHGITRALMEYDESLRAELRKAGFVTRDARKVERKKVGLRKARRRPQFSKR from the coding sequence ATGGCAGAGAATCAATACTACGGCACTGGTCGCCGCAAAAGCTCTTCCGCTCGCGTCTTTATCAAGCCGGGTAGCGGTAATATCGTAATTAACCAGCGTAGCCTGGATCAGTATTTTGGCCGTGAAACTGCCCGCATGGTAGTTCGTCAGCCGTTAGAACTGGTCGATATGGTTGGTAAATTTGACCTGTACATCACTGTTAAAGGTGGTGGTATTTCTGGTCAAGCTGGTGCTATCCGTCACGGTATTACTCGTGCACTGATGGAATACGACGAATCACTTCGTGCAGAACTGCGTAAAGCAGGTTTTGTTACTCGTGATGCTCGTAAGGTTGAACGTAAGAAAGTCGGTCTGCGTAAAGCACGTCGTCGTCCACAGTTCTCCAAGCGTTAA